In Candidatus Omnitrophota bacterium, a single genomic region encodes these proteins:
- a CDS encoding RnfABCDGE type electron transport complex subunit D yields MQNRLIVSTSPHLRGDDNTSKIMWAVCFALLPSGIASVAIFGISALKVIVASVLSCVITEAAVQKMTKRKVSVSDGSAFLTGLLLAYNLSSSVPLWLPVVGGMFAIIICKQFFGGLGKNIFNPALAARAFLLASWPKHMTSFVKPFDIDAVTSATPLAMLKEAKVDSFSQLGLSYLDLFIGNRGGCLGEVCIIALLIGAAYLLWKGYIWWHTPASFISTVALLSFLFSPQGFMKGDILFSIISGGLILGAFFMATDYVTTPLTSKGQLIFGFGCGVITFIIRRFGGYPEGVSYSILIMNAAVPLIDRYVRPRIYGVK; encoded by the coding sequence ATGCAAAATAGGCTTATAGTTTCCACTTCTCCGCATCTTCGCGGAGATGACAACACTTCAAAGATAATGTGGGCAGTATGTTTTGCTTTATTGCCTTCAGGTATAGCTTCAGTTGCTATATTCGGCATCTCTGCATTGAAAGTAATAGTAGCATCGGTTTTGAGCTGCGTGATCACTGAGGCCGCCGTTCAGAAGATGACGAAAAGAAAAGTAAGCGTAAGTGACGGCTCAGCGTTCCTTACAGGATTATTATTGGCATACAATCTTTCTTCTTCAGTGCCGCTATGGTTACCGGTTGTAGGAGGGATGTTTGCTATAATTATCTGTAAGCAGTTCTTTGGAGGTTTAGGGAAGAACATTTTCAACCCGGCTTTGGCTGCCAGGGCGTTTTTGCTTGCCTCATGGCCTAAACATATGACCAGCTTTGTAAAGCCGTTTGACATTGATGCGGTGACTTCTGCTACGCCGCTTGCTATGTTAAAAGAAGCAAAAGTAGATTCATTTTCACAGTTAGGCCTTTCTTACCTGGATTTATTCATCGGCAATAGAGGCGGGTGCCTGGGTGAAGTATGCATAATAGCACTACTTATAGGCGCAGCATACCTGTTATGGAAAGGTTATATATGGTGGCATACCCCGGCCAGCTTCATATCAACAGTGGCATTATTAAGTTTCTTATTCAGCCCTCAGGGTTTTATGAAAGGTGATATTTTATTCAGCATTATTTCAGGCGGCCTCATTTTGGGCGCATTTTTTATGGCCACTGACTATGTTACTACTCCTTTAACATCCAAGGGGCAGTTAATATTCGGTTTTGGCTGCGGCGTAATAACATTTATTATACGCAGGTTTGGAGGTTATCCTGAAGGGGTTTCTTATTCAATCCTGATTATGAATGCGGCAGTGCCTTTGATAGACAGGTATGTAAGGCCCAGGATTTACGGAGTAAAATGA
- a CDS encoding electron transport complex subunit E → MKKLIKELMKGITVENPTFGLVLGLCPTLAVSTSVVNAVGMGAAATFVLIGSNTIISSIRNFIPDKIRLPAYIVVIATFVTICELVMKAYLPALDAALGIFVPLIVVNCIIMARAEAFASKNKIMPSLFDGIGMGIGFTIGLSTIALIREIIGAGSIFGIKVIPGYEPAITLILAPGALLTLGILIGITNFIRLRKGRPAMKKGGCC, encoded by the coding sequence ATGAAAAAGCTTATTAAGGAGTTAATGAAGGGTATAACAGTTGAGAATCCCACTTTTGGCTTGGTGTTAGGATTATGCCCAACGCTGGCAGTATCCACATCAGTCGTTAATGCAGTAGGTATGGGGGCTGCGGCTACATTTGTTTTGATCGGCTCCAATACGATTATTTCTTCTATCCGTAACTTTATACCCGATAAAATACGCCTTCCGGCATACATTGTCGTTATCGCTACTTTTGTTACGATATGTGAATTGGTCATGAAGGCATATTTGCCGGCACTTGATGCGGCATTGGGGATATTTGTGCCATTGATTGTCGTAAACTGCATAATAATGGCAAGGGCAGAGGCATTTGCTTCAAAAAACAAAATCATGCCTTCGTTATTTGACGGTATAGGTATGGGGATAGGTTTTACAATAGGCCTTAGTACCATAGCCTTGATTCGTGAGATTATAGGTGCCGGGAGCATCTTTGGGATTAAGGTTATCCCTGGATACGAGCCGGCTATAACTTTAATACTTGCCCCCGGAGCGCTCCTTACTCTCGGGATACTTATCGGGATAACTAATTTTATCAGGTTAAGAAAGGGAAGGCCTGCGATGAAGAAGGGAGGCTGTTGTTAA
- the purN gene encoding phosphoribosylglycinamide formyltransferase gives MNIAIFASGRGSNFSAIAKAVKTGKIKANLRLLVCDNEEAQVIRKARRAKVEIALVKRELFDSKEDFEAKIIKHLKENKIGLIVLAGFMRMLSHDFVKLYKGRIINIHPSLLPSFKGAHAIKDAFDYGVRLTGVTVHFVDEKMDHGPVILQAPVEIRPKDTLASLESRIHKLEHRLYPEAINMFLNKRMVISGRKIRIVYR, from the coding sequence ATAAATATCGCAATTTTTGCTTCAGGAAGAGGTTCTAATTTTTCGGCTATAGCTAAAGCCGTAAAAACCGGAAAAATAAAAGCAAATTTGCGGCTTTTAGTCTGTGATAACGAAGAAGCGCAAGTAATCCGGAAAGCAAGGAGAGCGAAAGTTGAAATAGCGCTGGTTAAGCGCGAGCTTTTTGACTCAAAAGAAGATTTTGAAGCTAAGATCATCAAACATCTTAAAGAGAATAAAATCGGGCTCATAGTATTAGCCGGTTTTATGAGAATGTTAAGCCATGATTTTGTGAAGCTGTATAAAGGCCGTATTATAAATATACACCCTTCGCTACTTCCTTCTTTTAAGGGCGCACATGCGATAAAGGATGCTTTTGATTATGGGGTAAGGCTGACTGGCGTTACGGTGCATTTTGTAGATGAGAAGATGGACCATGGACCGGTGATATTGCAGGCGCCTGTAGAGATCAGGCCTAAGGATACATTAGCCTCGCTTGAGTCCCGCATACACAAGTTGGAACACCGGCTTTATCCCGAAGCAATAAATATGTTCCTGAATAAACGCATGGTAATTTCCGGCAGGAAGATCAGAATAGTTTATCGTTGA
- the hflB gene encoding ATP-dependent zinc metalloprotease FtsH yields MDSKKLKLYWKLHWIKILLVSILCVFGVSVVIFIITGIKAWNESESYLRQSQLAMIPLQLYLSIVTALIFGVVYTFLMYWLYFKKGAQSFTQKQKKSIDGKELGITWTDVIGMDEAKEEALEVVKLIKDRAELQRVGGKILKGILMIGPPGCGKTYLAKAIATEAGLPFISMSGSEFVEMFVGVGAGRIRSLFKQARQLAEFEGGCIIFIDEIDAVGAQRSTDKGFGGQTEFNTTVNQLLVEMDGLKEKDLNVIVIGATNAPESFLDPALIRPGRFDRKIHVDLPGLEDREKLFDYYLKKVKYDNRDIHIQRLARIAVGYSPADVANLIREAALIAVRRKKSLIGMNEIEEARERITLGIKRRIKMSKEEKLLTAYHESGHAIVTYLLAPSKDVFKATIIPRKNTGGATWIPEKEETFIKDEKDLLTEIKIALGSYAAEKIKFGFTSAGVDSDFQVALSNAHNMVWRWGMGKSGMVGNFGALLASRPGQPMLLSEETKAKLDKDVQDILHSCLKETEELLAAEINLLDRFANELFQKEELNYDEIESIFKELGKARS; encoded by the coding sequence ATGGATTCTAAAAAGCTGAAACTTTACTGGAAGCTTCATTGGATAAAAATACTTCTCGTAAGCATACTATGCGTTTTCGGTGTATCAGTGGTTATTTTTATTATAACCGGCATTAAGGCCTGGAACGAATCAGAATCGTACTTAAGGCAGTCCCAATTAGCCATGATACCCCTTCAGCTTTACCTTTCCATAGTGACTGCCCTTATCTTCGGCGTAGTATATACCTTCCTCATGTACTGGCTTTATTTTAAAAAAGGTGCACAGTCTTTTACCCAAAAACAGAAAAAATCCATTGACGGTAAAGAATTAGGCATCACCTGGACCGATGTTATCGGTATGGATGAAGCAAAAGAAGAAGCGCTGGAAGTCGTTAAATTAATTAAAGACCGCGCAGAACTCCAAAGAGTAGGCGGGAAAATCCTTAAAGGCATACTGATGATAGGCCCTCCCGGATGCGGAAAGACATATCTTGCAAAGGCGATAGCAACCGAAGCGGGATTACCGTTTATCTCGATGTCTGGTTCTGAATTTGTAGAGATGTTTGTTGGTGTCGGTGCAGGCAGAATACGCAGTTTATTCAAGCAGGCACGGCAATTAGCGGAATTTGAAGGCGGCTGCATTATCTTTATCGACGAGATAGATGCTGTCGGAGCCCAGCGTTCTACCGATAAAGGCTTCGGCGGCCAGACTGAATTTAATACTACCGTAAATCAGTTACTGGTTGAGATGGATGGCTTAAAGGAAAAGGACCTAAATGTGATAGTCATAGGCGCAACCAATGCCCCAGAAAGCTTCCTCGACCCTGCCTTGATCAGGCCAGGCAGGTTTGACCGTAAAATCCACGTTGATCTCCCCGGATTAGAAGACAGAGAAAAATTATTTGATTATTACCTGAAAAAAGTAAAATACGATAACAGGGATATCCATATACAGCGCTTAGCAAGAATAGCTGTCGGCTATTCCCCGGCTGATGTAGCAAATCTTATCAGGGAAGCAGCCCTTATTGCGGTAAGAAGAAAGAAAAGCCTTATCGGCATGAATGAGATTGAGGAAGCCAGGGAAAGAATAACCCTGGGCATCAAGCGAAGAATCAAAATGAGCAAAGAAGAAAAACTCCTTACAGCCTACCATGAATCTGGGCATGCCATAGTCACATACCTGCTTGCTCCTTCAAAAGACGTATTTAAAGCCACTATCATCCCGCGGAAAAATACCGGCGGCGCTACCTGGATACCCGAGAAGGAAGAAACTTTTATTAAAGACGAGAAAGATCTGCTGACAGAGATAAAGATAGCGCTGGGAAGTTATGCTGCAGAAAAAATTAAATTCGGCTTTACTTCAGCCGGGGTTGACAGTGATTTTCAGGTCGCCTTAAGCAATGCGCATAATATGGTCTGGCGCTGGGGCATGGGAAAATCAGGCATGGTCGGAAATTTCGGAGCGCTACTTGCTTCGCGGCCGGGGCAACCCATGTTACTATCCGAAGAAACCAAAGCCAAGCTGGATAAAGATGTCCAAGATATACTCCACTCCTGCCTTAAAGAGACAGAGGAACTCCTTGCTGCCGAGATTAATCTTCTAGACAGATTTGCAAACGAATTATTCCAGAAAGAAGAACTTAATTACGATGAGATCGAATCGATATTCAAGGAGCTTGGCAAGGCTCGCTCTTAA
- a CDS encoding RnfABCDGE type electron transport complex subunit A produces the protein MDFGRILTIAISMVFINNFILSKFLGLCPFLGVSKETKPALSMGFAVIFVMTCSAAITWLLYNFVLLKFNIPYLSTVTFILVIAAFVQFIEMVIRKHSPLLYRSLGIYLPLITTNCAVLGVTILNIDDFFIKGQAVAGSFVYSVAQAFFGGIGFLLALILMSGIRERLELTESPKCMQGVPIAFVIASLMSLAFMGFAGFSR, from the coding sequence ATGGATTTTGGCAGAATTTTAACCATAGCGATCAGTATGGTTTTTATAAATAATTTTATTCTTTCGAAATTTCTAGGGTTATGCCCGTTTCTTGGCGTATCCAAAGAAACAAAGCCAGCCCTTTCAATGGGATTTGCCGTAATATTCGTTATGACATGTTCTGCAGCCATAACCTGGTTGTTATATAATTTTGTGCTGCTTAAATTTAATATTCCTTATCTTAGTACCGTTACATTTATATTGGTCATAGCTGCTTTTGTCCAGTTCATAGAGATGGTTATACGCAAGCATTCACCTCTTTTGTATAGGAGCTTGGGTATTTATCTGCCTTTAATCACAACTAACTGCGCTGTTTTAGGCGTTACTATACTTAATATCGATGATTTCTTTATAAAGGGGCAGGCTGTTGCCGGGAGCTTTGTTTATTCAGTAGCACAGGCATTTTTTGGAGGCATAGGGTTCCTTTTAGCATTAATCCTTATGTCCGGCATAAGAGAGAGGTTAGAACTGACTGAGAGCCCGAAATGTATGCAGGGGGTGCCGATTGCTTTTGTTATTGCTTCATTGATGAGCCTTGCTTTTATGGGTTTTGCGGGATTCTCCCGCTGA
- the rsxC gene encoding electron transport complex subunit RsxC has product MVKLRENKEHTEHLGIETTPLPKKVYIPLSQHLGKHCTAIVKPQESVSLGQVIGRAEAHVWAPIHASVAGKVLAIDDWMHPVLGVAKAIVIETDMENSRRDYILRSDNEVSSLTEADIIKAVFDSGIVGMGGASFPSHIKLHPAKEVDTLIINGAECEPFLNSDNRLMIEKAAQIILGIGLVAKCLNVKQVYFAIENNKPEAIEAVEKRLNGTSYKLKVIESFYPQGGEKQLIKNILNKEVPRGKLPFDIGVVVHNVATVYAIYEAVYLNKPLYERVVTITGDCIASPKNLLVRIGTPIRDLVDFCGGFKKEPSKIIFGGPMMGIAQANLDVPVVKSTNGVIFMSEADRVSSPASDCIRCSRCVQQCPVSLMPCMIAVASENEKWELSKIYGVLDCIECGVCNYVCPQKINIVQLVKYAKLRMPR; this is encoded by the coding sequence ATGGTTAAATTAAGAGAAAACAAAGAGCACACAGAACACTTAGGCATAGAAACAACCCCGCTTCCAAAGAAGGTTTATATACCATTGAGCCAGCATTTAGGCAAGCATTGCACTGCTATCGTTAAGCCTCAGGAGAGTGTATCTTTAGGGCAGGTTATCGGCAGGGCAGAGGCGCATGTCTGGGCGCCAATACATGCTTCTGTCGCAGGCAAGGTCTTAGCTATTGATGATTGGATGCATCCGGTTTTAGGCGTGGCCAAGGCAATAGTCATAGAGACGGATATGGAGAATAGCCGCCGGGATTATATATTACGTAGCGATAATGAGGTAAGCAGCTTAACCGAAGCGGACATAATAAAGGCGGTTTTTGATTCAGGCATTGTAGGTATGGGGGGAGCAAGCTTTCCTTCACATATAAAGCTCCATCCGGCAAAAGAAGTAGATACCCTCATTATTAACGGAGCCGAATGCGAGCCCTTCCTTAATTCGGATAACCGCCTGATGATTGAAAAAGCCGCACAGATAATTTTAGGGATAGGCCTTGTTGCAAAATGCCTTAATGTTAAACAGGTTTATTTTGCGATAGAAAATAATAAGCCCGAAGCTATAGAGGCTGTAGAAAAACGGTTGAATGGCACTTCTTACAAGCTAAAAGTGATAGAATCATTTTATCCCCAGGGAGGAGAAAAGCAGTTAATAAAGAATATCCTCAATAAAGAAGTACCCAGGGGAAAGCTCCCTTTTGATATCGGGGTCGTAGTGCATAATGTAGCTACGGTCTATGCAATATATGAGGCAGTTTATCTTAATAAGCCGCTCTACGAAAGAGTGGTGACTATTACCGGAGATTGCATTGCATCCCCTAAAAATTTGCTTGTAAGAATAGGCACTCCTATAAGGGATTTGGTAGATTTCTGCGGTGGCTTCAAGAAAGAGCCGAGTAAAATAATTTTCGGCGGGCCGATGATGGGGATTGCACAGGCTAATCTGGATGTGCCGGTGGTTAAAAGCACTAACGGAGTAATCTTTATGTCAGAAGCAGACAGGGTATCAAGTCCTGCGTCTGATTGTATCCGTTGCAGCAGGTGTGTGCAGCAGTGCCCGGTAAGCCTTATGCCGTGCATGATTGCAGTTGCTTCAGAGAATGAGAAATGGGAACTAAGCAAGATTTACGGGGTGCTTGATTGTATAGAATGCGGCGTATGCAATTATGTCTGTCCGCAGAAAATAAATATTGTGCAGTTAGTCAAATATGCAAAATTGAGGATGCCAAGATGA
- a CDS encoding RnfABCDGE type electron transport complex subunit B, translating to MNILIPVLIVTILGLVFGILLALASRRFCVEVDPRLDKIYSKLPGANCGACGMPGCMGFAEALIQGTCTIDRCAVTEQEVRKEIAEILGVEHTVKIKRAAVLHCHGGNKRVKNKFDYVGIQDCISANIVMSGPKACVYGCIGYGTCAKVCPFGAIEMSTEDLPVVNEDKCTACGKCVAACPKGLFSLVSVSKNFAVRCKSLDMGKKVMDVCSVGCIACRKCEKACPVKAIRIENNLSIIDYSLCDNRGQCFKVCPTKSIAIKENKSWRTKAQGE from the coding sequence ATGAATATTTTAATACCTGTCTTGATAGTTACTATTTTAGGCCTTGTTTTTGGGATATTACTGGCTTTGGCTTCCAGGAGATTCTGCGTTGAGGTTGACCCGCGCCTGGATAAGATTTATTCAAAACTTCCCGGTGCCAACTGTGGGGCCTGCGGCATGCCCGGATGCATGGGCTTTGCTGAGGCATTGATCCAGGGTACATGTACAATAGACCGTTGTGCGGTTACCGAGCAGGAAGTCAGGAAAGAAATCGCTGAGATATTAGGCGTAGAGCATACTGTAAAAATAAAAAGAGCAGCGGTACTGCATTGTCATGGTGGTAACAAAAGGGTAAAGAATAAATTTGATTACGTAGGCATTCAAGACTGCATCTCCGCAAATATCGTAATGTCCGGGCCAAAGGCCTGCGTATACGGCTGTATTGGTTATGGTACGTGCGCCAAGGTATGCCCTTTCGGCGCCATTGAAATGAGCACCGAGGATTTACCGGTAGTCAATGAAGACAAGTGCACTGCCTGCGGCAAGTGTGTTGCGGCCTGCCCCAAGGGGTTGTTTTCTCTTGTAAGCGTTAGCAAGAATTTTGCCGTGCGTTGTAAATCGCTTGATATGGGTAAGAAAGTTATGGATGTCTGTTCAGTCGGCTGTATTGCCTGCCGGAAATGCGAAAAGGCCTGCCCCGTAAAGGCGATTAGAATAGAGAACAACCTTTCTATTATAGACTATTCTCTCTGCGATAACCGCGGCCAATGTTTTAAGGTCTGCCCGACTAAGAGTATAGCTATAAAAGAAAATAAATCCTGGCGGACAAAGGCACAAGGAGAGTAG
- a CDS encoding FMN-binding protein, giving the protein MRRMQLCLSAENKYCAVSQICKIEDAKMKEMLKYGVILGIVCLVSSSVLAVVNAVTEPNIEKQRLKQETGALSLIMPEASVFKPHTKEDKTNYYIAYGQDNKIKGFIIKAEGKGYSSVIEILAGLNEKLEITDIVIISANETPGLGSRVSEPSFIGQFKGKDIASIDNVQAITGATISSSAVIRAVKNYLTQLKPELEKELINAK; this is encoded by the coding sequence ATGCGGCGTATGCAATTATGTCTGTCCGCAGAAAATAAATATTGTGCAGTTAGTCAAATATGCAAAATTGAGGATGCCAAGATGAAAGAAATGCTTAAATATGGTGTTATCCTGGGTATTGTGTGCCTGGTTTCAAGCAGCGTATTGGCTGTTGTTAATGCCGTAACTGAGCCTAACATAGAAAAACAGCGCCTGAAGCAGGAAACAGGGGCATTAAGCCTGATTATGCCGGAAGCCAGCGTATTCAAGCCTCATACCAAAGAAGACAAAACAAATTATTATATAGCATACGGCCAGGATAATAAAATAAAAGGTTTTATAATCAAGGCCGAAGGTAAAGGATACTCTTCGGTCATTGAGATATTGGCTGGTTTGAATGAAAAGCTGGAGATAACTGATATTGTCATAATTTCTGCGAATGAGACGCCGGGTTTAGGGAGCAGGGTATCAGAACCTTCATTTATAGGCCAATTTAAAGGCAAGGACATCGCTTCCATTGATAATGTACAGGCCATAACCGGCGCAACTATATCCTCAAGCGCTGTAATAAGGGCGGTAAAGAACTACCTGACGCAGCTTAAGCCCGAGCTGGAGAAAGAACTTATTAATGCAAAATAG